The region ACACACCGCCCCCTATCCAATAACCCGTACCGCTATCAGAGATGGAACCCAAATCATATCCACCGGAAGAATATGTCACTTCGCCTCTGATAAAAGAAATTCCTCCGCCAATAAATGGTCGAACATTTAAATTTCGATCCCAAATTTTGCGAATTCCTATATTCAGCTCGGAGAGTTTAGCCTCACAATCTATCCAGCCATAGTAATAGAAAGTTCCTTCTCCAATGGAATTTGAATAGTCGACAACAAGACTCACCGGCCAATGCTGTTCTTTAAAGTCAAAAGCTATACCTGCTTCATCTTGTTCCTCTACAGGCGTCCAGTCTTCTTCCTTTAAGGCCTTCGCCCCGAAATAAATGTTAATATTCCCAGTCCAGTTTTCCTGTTGATATTGGCTGTTTCTTTTAGGTTGTCGAAGATTTTCTTTTTCTTCTGCCTCAATTGTTTTTTCCAATTTTCTGATTTCATCATCAAGGTCTTTAGCAGGTTTTTCTTCGCTTTGTTGAAGCAATCTTAAATTTTCCTCAACTGGAATAAGATACATGGAATCAATGCCTTTAGTTTCATATTTCTGAATTAGTCTATTTAAGAAATTTATCTGAGCGCTCTTTCCTGCCGGCTTTATAACTCGTTCATAATATTGCATATCACTCGCAAGAGATTCTTTTAAATCTTCTTGCGCGGCATGCGCTGAATTTGAGGAAAATATAAATACTCCGCACAAAACAGACAATAAAAAAAACTTGTTCATTTTTTCCTCCCTCTATCAAATTTAACTTTTTTGGAATATATTCGCAAGGTTCAAGCAAAACCTGATTTTATTTCTCTGCGGGCATCAGCTCGGGACGCAGTCGTTTATGATACTCAGCATATCCTGAAGTGTGTCATAACCTTCGGGAAGGGCCATCCACCATCGGAAGAACACAATATTTGAGCCGCTTTTAAATTTGAATTCTTCGATTGTGCCGTCGCATCCTATGGAGGCATTCGCGGATGAGTTTATCAAACCTTTTCTGCTATGGACCAGATCTTTTAGGAGATTGAGGACTTCCATCGCTTTTTCTTTGGAGATTTCAGCTTCGGTTTTGGGAATAGGTCCGCCCCTGCGACGTTCATCATAGGAGTAACCGTCTCTTTTAAATTCTTCGCATGCTGCAAAGTATTTGTCTTTGCGCCTGTAAATGCCCGTCTGCCATGGCCTGTGGAAAGACGGCAGTGTGATAAATTCAAGACGCTCAAAGTCTTCTATATTATCAGAAAATATGATCTTTTCCTCCAACATGGCTTCCGGCCGATAAGGTTTCCATTTTTTATGGATTGTTTTGCCTGTCTTAGCGCTCCATTCCGTGCATTCGCCACCGCCTAATTTTGTTTGCAGGCCGTATTTCGGCCTAATCCTTTTGAATCCCAGTTCTTCTTTCATAATTTTCTCCCTTCATTCAGTTCCGCAACGGGCCAAAAATATTATCAATAGCCCGCGCCGCCAAAGAAATAACTATTTTTGCACCCCCCCCTATATATGTATGGTGCATTGGAGGCCTAAACGTTACATCTTGTTGGCCAAATGTCCAAAATTTCAACATGGGAAGTGATATTAGTTACTGTGTGGAAATGGTTATTTTTTCTCATCTGATTCAAAAGCGTGAAGATTGCTTGTTTTTTAGCTAATGTTCACGGTTATGGTGACACAAGCGTGAAAAGATGTATCGCGCAATCGCGTACTGATTTAGAAGGACCAGTTAATAAAAGGCATAACAGGTAAGACGCCGCCTTTGTCTATTATGTTGATGAGACCGATTTGCAGGCCCTTTAAACTCCCGGCATAATTTACCACGCCAAGTTGCAGGCCTTTTGCATTTCCGGCATAATTCACAAATCCCATTTGCAGGCCGCTGAAATCCCCCTTACTGATATTTCCTAAAAAATTATACTGCCAGCCGGTGAACGATGAATCCGCCAAGCCAACCAGGCCCAGGTCCACCCCCTCCACGGATTCATTGCGGCCGTAAAGAAAGTTGAGGCGCAAACCCGATATAGATGTTTCAGCGCTTACAAGCTGTACCGGATCAACCAGCGCCAGCTGCAGGGGTTTTGTGCCTGCCTGTGCCGCTGCCGCAAAAGCGAGCGCAATAATGATCGTTTCAAGCAAAGTCTTAAAATTTCTTTTCATTTCACACCTCCCGATAGTTCAATTGTCGCAATAGTGCTCCCATAATACAAGGGTCGCTTTAATGGCCCGGAGACTAAAAAATAGTATCTGCGCCTCGGCGGCTTTTCCTTTTTGTGTTCAGTATCATTGTAGTCAAGCAAAGTGATAATTCGCCATTTTTTTTATTTTGTGTTAAAATGACAAGCATGGCCCTGAAGATTTTAGGCCGGAAAGGCACGGAGGAATAAATGGATTGTCCTAAATGTAAAAAACTTCTGAGCAGCGGGATTTTCGCTGATGTCGTTTATCACAAGTGCGAAAGCTGCGGCGGGTTCTGGTTTGATAAGGACGAGCTGAAAGAAATCAAAAAACAGAAAGACTGGTTCAAGCTGGATTCCGGAGTCAGCGGTGCGACATCAAAATCCTACAGGGGCGAATTGAAATGTCCGCGCTGCGATGAGAAACTGCACACCATAGAATACGCACAGGAAAGCGGTATCAAGGTCGATATCTGTTCCGGATGTGACGGGCTGTGGCTGGATTCGGGGGAACTCAAAGCCATACATGAGGCGTGTGCGACCTGGATAGAAAAGCTGAAAGAAAAAGCGGAAGAAGAATTAATAGCGATAGAACTTTTTTTAATAGAAGCGGGGAAGTTTTCGCCGCAGTAAATAAGGAGAATTTATGAGCAGGATTTTAATCAAGAACGGGACCGTGTTTGACGGAAAGAATGTGAGAAAAGCGGATATCTATATCAAAGACGGCAAGATTGACGCCGTCGCTTCCAAAATTAAAAGATCGGGCGTGCAGGTGATAGACGCTTCCGGCAAAGTTGTTCTGCCGGGTTTTATATGCGCGCATCATCATCTTTATTCCACGATGGCCCGCGGCATGGGAATTCCGGGAACGCCCGCGAAAAATTTTCAGGAAGTGTTAGACAGATTGTGGTGGCCGCTGGACAGGGCGCTGGATAAGGAAGACCTTTATCTTTCGGCCCTTTACGCTCTCGGCGAATGCATACGCTGGGGCACAACGACGATAATAGATCATCACGAGAGCCAGAATTTTCAGAAAGGTTCGCTTGATACTCTGATGAAAGCCTGCGAGAAAGCCGGCATCCGCGCCGCGCTTACGCTCGGCTCAAGCGACAGATACGGCAAGGGCATGGAAGGCGTCGAGGAGAATGAAAGGTTCCTGAAAAAACTTAAAAAAGAAAAACACCCGCTGATACAGTGCATGGTAGGACTTCACGCGGCTTTTACCGCAAATGATAAAACCTTAAAGGCCTCAGCCGATCTGGCGAAAAAATACAATTGCGGTTTGCATATCCATGTGGCGGAAGCCAAATCGGACGAAGACGCCTCGGTGAAAAAACACAGAATGAGAGTTGTTGAGAGACTGAATAAATTAGGCGCTCTCGGTAAAAAAACGATACTCGTGCACTGCGTTCACACAAACGACAAAGAGGCGGCGCTTATCAAAAAAACAGATTCCATTGTTGTGCACAACTCCGAATCCAATATGAACAACGCTGTGGGCTGGTCTGATGTGCTGACCTTTCTCAAAAAGGGCGTTCTCACCGGTCTCGGCAGCGATGGCATGAGTTCCAATATGCTCCAGCAGCTCCGCTGCGCTTATCTGATAGCGCGTCACGCCAAAGGCGATCCGAGGGTGGGGTTTATGGAAGCTCCGACGATGTTATTGCAGAACAACGCGCAAATCGCTTCCCGCATATTCGGCGGTTCCTTCGGCTCAATAGCGAAGGGAAAGGTCGCGGACATCGCCATTATGGATTATTTTCCGCCCACGCCTCTTAATTCCGGAAATTTCCTCGGCCATCTTATTTTCGGCCTTGTTAACTGCCAGGTGGACACGACAATCGCGAGCGGGAGGATTCTCATGAAGAACAAGAAGATCCTTGCTTTCGACGAGAAAAAACTTTCCGAAGCCATATCCAAAAGGGCTCCGGAGTTCTGGAAAAGATTCAACAAAGAGGCAACAACAAAAAAGAGCTGGAAAGTCTGAGTTCGGGAAATTGTAACAGATTATGAATGGGCTTGATCGCGGCAAAATAGCAAGGCGCAGGTTTATTCAGTGGTGCCTTTTGCCGATTGTACCGATTACTATTGCTTTGGGCTGGAAATACCCCTTGCTTGGTTTCAGCGTTTTGCTGGTCATGATAACAGCGATGGCGGGTGGTGTTTTAGGGGGGCGCTATGTTTGCGGAACTTTGTGTCCGCGCGGCAGTTTTTTTGACAGAATTGTCCAAAAAATCAGTTTTAACTCCCCAATCCCGACCGCCTTCAGAAATAAAAAATTCAGATGGCTCCTTTTTGCGGCTATGATGGGGTTCATGATTTTCCGCATTTCTCAAAATCCAACCAGTATGGTGCATTGGGGGCGGGTGTTTTGGCTCATGTGTGTTATCACCACAGTCATAGGATTGACTGTGGGCATACTTATTCATCCGCGGGCGTGGTGCGCTTTTTGTCCCATGGGGACGATGCAGAACGCTTTGGGCGGCAGGAAATATCAACTTAAGATTGACGCAGAAGCCTGTCTGGAATGCGGGCTGTGTGAAAAGGCCTGCCCTCTCTCTCTGCCCATTGTTAAATACAAAAATGACGGGTTTGTGCAGAATACGGATTGTCTGAATTGCCCGGAATGTGCCGCGGCCTGTCCCGTAAATGCTTTGACACGAACTGCAAGCAAATCAACTTTAGTATCATCGGAAGCTTCTCAATATGATAATGTCAACTAAGCCGGTTTATTCATAATGAGGAACGCCAAAGGAATTCAATAAGCGGGTATGTCATATAAAAATATATTTACTAAGTTGATTAAAGAAATCCGCTGTTTTATTGTACTTTTGATTTCGATATCCGGTTATGTGGTAAAACATAAGACTATCCCCAGAACAATCGCGATACTGTTCTCGCTTGCTTTTTCTATATATATCGTCAAATACCAGCCGCATAATTATAAATTAGCCATTTGCTATTTTATATTGATTGAAACCGTTTACATAAGTTTCATCACGCTCGTTCTTTCAGAAAACGGTTTTCGTCATTGGTTTATTAAAACGGCGGGTAATGAACATGAAGGATATTTGGTTTTCGAAGCGATACTTGGTTTGATATTTTTTCATAATGCGTCAAGTATAGGATATATTGCCTCATCAACCCCGGGAAATTTGCTGGGGTTTTTGCCTAAAAGTTTTTTATTTGTAATATCGGTGATATTGTTCATATTCGGCTTTTCCATGAAAATATGGGCGGCAAAGGCGGTATCAATAGATATTTATTATTGGAAAGACATGTTCCTCGGGAGAAAAATCACCGACTTTGTAGACGCCGGACCCTATAAATATTTCAACAATCCGATGTATGGTGTCGGGCAACTTACGGGATACGCGCTCGCCATTTGCTATGGTTCAAGATACGGTTTAACCGCGGTTATATTAAATCAGATATTATTGTTCTCATTTTTTTATGCGGTAGAGACAAAATTTATTAAAAGAGTTTGCCTAGGCGGCTTTAGTGCTTGAAAACCCGGTGGCCGGTGAAGAGCATTATCATGCCCAGTTTGTCGGCTGCTTTTGTCACTTCCGCGTCGCGGATTGAGCCGCCCGGCTGTATTATGGCTTTGATCCCTATTTTTTTGGCCAGTTTTATTGAATCGTCAAAAGGGAAAAAACCGTCGGTGGCAAGAACCATATTTTCTTGTTTCTTTAAATAGCTGCCGCAGATCTCAATAGCCCGCACCCTGGCCTGAGCGCCGCCGCAGACGGCGAGAGTTTGGCCCTGCGCGGCTATGACAACAGCGTTGGAGGTGGTATTTTTCACGATCTTCCACGCGAATTCAAGGTCTCTCATCAGGTTTTTGCCGGCTTTCTTTTTTGTCACTGTGACCGGGCGGAAGGAGGGATTCCCTTTATTTTCCGTCACGGTGCCGAACACGGAGCTTTTGACTGTCGCCACGGCACGCCTGTCCGGGGCTTTGAAAAGAACCGTGTTTTTCCGGCAAAAGGCCGCAAGCGCTTCGCGGGAAAAATCAGGCGCCACTATACATTCCACAAATTTCTTTGACAGAAACGCGGCACAGTCTTTATCCACACGGCGGTTAAAGGCGTAAACGCCGCCCCATGCGCTCAAGGGGTCAGCGCCGTAAGCTTTTTTTAAAGCCGGAAGTGATTTTTCCGCCATGGCCGCTCCCGAGGCGTTTCTGTGCTTGATCACGGCGCAGGCGGGTTTTTTGAATTCGTTCACTATATTATACGCCGCCTCCATATCAAAGATGTTGTTGGAGGACATCTGCTTCCCTGAAATCTGAGAACAACCTCTGGCAAAAATAACTTCCGCTTTATCCATGGGGTTTTCACCGTATCTGAGTTTTTGAGTTCCCGTCCTTTCCGGCGTTGCCGGAGCCGCTAGCCGCAATACCCTGCTGTCATAATCCGAGGTGAGTTTGAAAACTTTCATCGCGAGTTTTGCCGAAATATCGCAGGGGACAAAACCTTTGTCACGCAGCTGGGCAATGATAAGTTTGTAGTCGTCTGGATCGCAGACCGGAATTACGGAAGAGCAGTTTTTCGCCGCCGCCCGCAAGAGCGCTATGCCCCCGATGTCTATGCTTTCGGGAAGTTTATTCAGTTTATAAGGAGTGACGCAGACAAGCTCTATGGCTTTGATATTCAATAGCCGCAGCTGTCACCGGTGTGAGGCGTTGGAATTGTCGGCGAGGATTCCCGCGAAAATTTCACGGCTCAAAGTCTTCACACGGCCGTTAAGGATCTCGCCGAGCGGTTCCGAGGCGGCTTGTTTGACGGGGATTTTTCTTTCTTTGAGATATTTATAGGTGCCGCCGGTGGCGAGCAGCTCAGCTCCCTGTGACGCGAGAGCTTTAGCGAAAAGTCACAGGCCCTTTTTATCGCTGACACTTATGAGCGCTCTTTTTATCTGTATGCCGCCTTGCACCTTCGTTAATCGCTTAAACGGCATTCTCGCCGTATTCGCCCGTGCGTATCCTCACGGTTTCATGTATGTCGTAAATAAATATTTTTCCATCGCCCAAATGGCCGGTCTGCGTCGTCTCTATAATAAGATCCAGGGCTTTCTGCAGCTCGCTGTCTCTGACAACAAGTTCAAGTTTGATTTTAGGGAATTCAAAAAATCGTTTTTCTTTTTGCTTGAGGTCGCCCCTTTGCAGGCCTATTCCGCGCACATGCGAAACTATCATCCCCCCTATGTTAAGAGGATAAAGAATGTTTTTCACGCGTTCCAGCCGGTCCGCGGGAAAGATAGCGTCTATTTTTTTCATGAAAAGAGGGTCAGTATATGACCTTTTTCAGGCTCGCGGGGTCCAGTATCTCTATTATTCCCCGCCGGCATTTTACATATCGCAGGGCTTCCAGTTTTGACAGCACCCTGGATATGACCTCTCTTGAAGATCCGACATTGTTCGCTATTTCAGAATGCGTGAGCGGAAAATTAATGTAAGTTCTTCCTCCTTTTTTAATGCCGTACTCCGCGGCGAATTCAAGGAGAGTGAAGGCCGTTCTGGACAGGACCGTGTTGTATGCCAGGGATTTGATTTCATCGTCGGCTTTTTTGAGCCGGCTGATCAATGTGCTTATTATTTTGAGCAGAACGGATATGTTGCCTGAGGCAAACTCCTTGAAATCTTTTGCCCGTATGATGAGTATTTTGCAGTTGGCCATGGCTTGCGCCGACGCCGAACGCACCCCGCCGCCGAAAATAATCATTTCTCCGAAGATGTCGCCTTTATTAAGATAAGACAGCACCTTGATATGGCCGGTGCTGGAGCTTTTGTAAATTTTTATTCTGCCGGCGATAACGAAAAAAAGCATTTTTCCCTGCGATTTTTCCGAAACGATGATCGAGCCATTTTTAAAACTTTTCAGTTCGCTTATTTGTCCGAGAAGCGCGAGGTGATTCGCGGGAAGCGCGGAGAAGACCGGAATCTTTTTCAGTATATCTTTTTCAACCATGGCGCAGTTTAGCAAATTTTAAGGACTTCATAAACCTTTACCGCTTTTTGTTTGCCTTTTACGGACAGCGGTTCCAGCAATTTCACTTCCACAATGTCTTTTACTTCCTTATATGTTGCCTCGGATATAAGGATTTTTCCCGCGGGGGCATTCTCCTCCAGACGGGCGGCCAGATTGACATTGTCGCCGATGACCGTGTAATCGGAATAACTTGCCGAACCCATATTCCCCACAACGACAAAACCCGTGTTTATGCCCATGCCTATGCCTATCTGTTTCCGGCCCTCGGACTCCCATCGGCTGCAGAGCTCTTTAACTTTGGCCTGCATCTCGCAGGCGCATCGCACGGCCAGTTCCGCGTGATTGGGGAAATATTTGGGCGCTCCCCATATAGCCATTATCGCGTCGCCTATGAATTTGTCAAGAGTGCCCTGATGCTTAAAGATAATTTCCGTCATTTCCGTGAGATATTCGTTGAGAATCTTTACGACCTCTTCCGGCTCCATGTTTTCGCTCATGGATGTAAAACCGCGGATGTCGGAAAAAAAGACGCTCAGCCATTCTTTTTTTCCTTTCATGTTGAGCATCTCCGGATTTTTTATCAGCTCGTCCACAACCTGAGAGGAGACATAGCGCTGGAAGGTGCTCTTTATGAATTTTTTTTCTTTTTCCTCAGTCGCGAATCTGAAAATCGTGATTCCCAGATAAGAGAAGAGCCCCGCGCTCAGAGGGTAGAACAAGGGAACAATGACAAGGCGGACAAACAGGATGTATGAGATCAGCGCCCATGCCGCCATGACAACGGCCGAAAAAATCGCGCCCTGCGTCGGCGAAAATTTCGGAGAAAAAGCGGTGATCAGCATGCCTATAAAAAAGACTATGAGAAAATCCGCCCACGGCGCTGTCGCTCTCATGAAAGACCTGTCAACGATATTGGCAAAAGTCGCGGCCACAACACCGACCATGGGGAAAAGCGGGGAAAATGGAGTGGGCCGTAAATCCACGGTGCCGGTGGCGGTCAAACCCACAAAAAGAGCCTTGCCGGCCACATCTTTGAGTTTGGCCGCTTCCGGTTCCTCTCTGTAAGTGTCTATCACCTCAAGAAAACTCATGGGATTGTAGCGCTCGATGCCGCCGGGGTAATTCAGAAGCATCTGGTTTCTTTCATCAACCGGTAT is a window of Candidatus Omnitrophota bacterium DNA encoding:
- a CDS encoding porin family protein, with amino-acid sequence MNKFFLLSVLCGVFIFSSNSAHAAQEDLKESLASDMQYYERVIKPAGKSAQINFLNRLIQKYETKGIDSMYLIPVEENLRLLQQSEEKPAKDLDDEIRKLEKTIEAEEKENLRQPKRNSQYQQENWTGNINIYFGAKALKEEDWTPVEEQDEAGIAFDFKEQHWPVSLVVDYSNSIGEGTFYYYGWIDCEAKLSELNIGIRKIWDRNLNVRPFIGGGISFIRGEVTYSSGGYDLGSISDSGTGYWIGGGVYWTLNESFNIGLEMKSSYAKITIGDWSGNAGGGHFGFFIGYHY
- the ssnA gene encoding putative aminohydrolase SsnA, with the translated sequence MSRILIKNGTVFDGKNVRKADIYIKDGKIDAVASKIKRSGVQVIDASGKVVLPGFICAHHHLYSTMARGMGIPGTPAKNFQEVLDRLWWPLDRALDKEDLYLSALYALGECIRWGTTTIIDHHESQNFQKGSLDTLMKACEKAGIRAALTLGSSDRYGKGMEGVEENERFLKKLKKEKHPLIQCMVGLHAAFTANDKTLKASADLAKKYNCGLHIHVAEAKSDEDASVKKHRMRVVERLNKLGALGKKTILVHCVHTNDKEAALIKKTDSIVVHNSESNMNNAVGWSDVLTFLKKGVLTGLGSDGMSSNMLQQLRCAYLIARHAKGDPRVGFMEAPTMLLQNNAQIASRIFGGSFGSIAKGKVADIAIMDYFPPTPLNSGNFLGHLIFGLVNCQVDTTIASGRILMKNKKILAFDEKKLSEAISKRAPEFWKRFNKEATTKKSWKV
- a CDS encoding adenylate/guanylate cyclase domain-containing protein; amino-acid sequence: MINFKNIKLEKNTLRAFLIGAAVTLLFSLFSFFGVFKIFEYKTQDFRFFLRGEREASEKVKIICMGDESVNDKAMGRWPWRRRYHAILLNILSKYNPAMVMYDVLFTEKDNYPEDDQILAGQLKKLKTYFPMFCIIDEGEPEAITDPFQKMLLDKIAIPGHPLASFYNAVELVLPITRFSGAVAGSGYANAVPDRDGMTRRVALVINHDGKIYPHIAFIMAMNYLGVDNSDIEIHPGKFISIKKSDGGAFRIPVDERNQMLLNYPGGIERYNPMSFLEVIDTYREEPEAAKLKDVAGKALFVGLTATGTVDLRPTPFSPLFPMVGVVAATFANIVDRSFMRATAPWADFLIVFFIGMLITAFSPKFSPTQGAIFSAVVMAAWALISYILFVRLVIVPLFYPLSAGLFSYLGITIFRFATEEKEKKFIKSTFQRYVSSQVVDELIKNPEMLNMKGKKEWLSVFFSDIRGFTSMSENMEPEEVVKILNEYLTEMTEIIFKHQGTLDKFIGDAIMAIWGAPKYFPNHAELAVRCACEMQAKVKELCSRWESEGRKQIGIGMGINTGFVVVGNMGSASYSDYTVIGDNVNLAARLEENAPAGKILISEATYKEVKDIVEVKLLEPLSVKGKQKAVKVYEVLKIC
- a CDS encoding cofactor assembly of complex C subunit B, whose translation is MRLLNIKAIELVCVTPYKLNKLPESIDIGGIALLRAAAKNCSSVIPVCDPDDYKLIIAQLRDKGFVPCDISAKLAMKVFKLTSDYDSRVLRLAAPATPERTGTQKLRYGENPMDKAEVIFARGCSQISGKQMSSNNIFDMEAAYNIVNEFKKPACAVIKHRNASGAAMAEKSLPALKKAYGADPLSAWGGVYAFNRRVDKDCAAFLSKKFVECIVAPDFSREALAAFCRKNTVLFKAPDRRAVATVKSSVFGTVTENKGNPSFRPVTVTKKKAGKNLMRDLEFAWKIVKNTTSNAVVIAAQGQTLAVCGGAQARVRAIEICGSYLKKQENMVLATDGFFPFDDSIKLAKKIGIKAIIQPGGSIRDAEVTKAADKLGMIMLFTGHRVFKH
- a CDS encoding P-II family nitrogen regulator; the protein is MKKIDAIFPADRLERVKNILYPLNIGGMIVSHVRGIGLQRGDLKQKEKRFFEFPKIKLELVVRDSELQKALDLIIETTQTGHLGDGKIFIYDIHETVRIRTGEYGENAV
- a CDS encoding Crp/Fnr family transcriptional regulator, which gives rise to MVEKDILKKIPVFSALPANHLALLGQISELKSFKNGSIIVSEKSQGKMLFFVIAGRIKIYKSSSTGHIKVLSYLNKGDIFGEMIIFGGGVRSASAQAMANCKILIIRAKDFKEFASGNISVLLKIISTLISRLKKADDEIKSLAYNTVLSRTAFTLLEFAAEYGIKKGGRTYINFPLTHSEIANNVGSSREVISRVLSKLEALRYVKCRRGIIEILDPASLKKVIY
- a CDS encoding 4Fe-4S binding protein — its product is MNGLDRGKIARRRFIQWCLLPIVPITIALGWKYPLLGFSVLLVMITAMAGGVLGGRYVCGTLCPRGSFFDRIVQKISFNSPIPTAFRNKKFRWLLFAAMMGFMIFRISQNPTSMVHWGRVFWLMCVITTVIGLTVGILIHPRAWCAFCPMGTMQNALGGRKYQLKIDAEACLECGLCEKACPLSLPIVKYKNDGFVQNTDCLNCPECAAACPVNALTRTASKSTLVSSEASQYDNVN